The genomic DNA GCCGGGAACCACCCCTCGGTCGTCTTCTACTCGACCAGCCACAACGCCACCGGGTACGTGGACGACATGAACCCGGAGATGATCGACGGCGTGCACAACCCCCGCGACGCCTGGGCGGCGCAGAACGCCGAACGCGCCCTGCACGCCGAGGCGATCATCCGCCGGCTCGACCCCGGCCGGATCGTCTACCATCACCACTCGGGCAACCTCGGCTCGATGCACACCGTCAACTTCTACGCGAACTGGACGCCGATCCAGGAGATGTCCGACTGGTTCGGGCATTGGGGAACCGAGGGGGTCAAGCCGCTCTTCACGTGCGAGTACAGCACGCCGTTCCTCTGGGACTGGTCGATGTACCGCGGCTGGTACAGGGGCAAGCGAGAGTACGGAAGCGCGCCGGTGCCCTGGGAGTTCTGCCTGGCCGAATGGAACGCGCAGTTCGACGACGGCGCCGCCTACGACATCACCCCCGAAGAGAAGCAGAACCTGCGCTGGGAGGCCGAGCAGTTCGGGGCGGGCCGCATCTGGCACCGCTGGGACTACCCGCACAAGCTCGGGGCGATCGTGTTCGACTCCCGCTACCCCATCATCGCCGCCTACATCTCCGAGAACTGGCCCGCCTTCCGCACCTGGGGCGTGTCCGCCAACTCCCCCTGGGAGTACGGCGCCTACTGGCGGCCCCGCAGGGGCCTGCGCCGCGCACGCCGCGAGCTGCCCGTGGACTGGGACAGCCTGCAGCGCCCCGGGCTGAGCCCGGACTACGTCCACGAGCGCTACGAGCAGATGAACACGGCGTTCGAGCCGCCCGACTGGGTGCCCACCCCGGCCGCCGACGCCGTGTGCCGCTACAACATGCCGCTGCTCGCCTGCATCGCCGGGCCCCGGGACGCCTTCACAACACGGGGCCACAACGTCCTCCCCGGCGAGGCGTTCAAGAAGCAGCTCATCGTCATCAACAACTCCCGCGAAACGGTCACGGCCGAGTGCCGCTGGTCGTTCGGGAAGGACTCCGGCCGCGCGACGATCACCCTGCCCACCGGCGAGCAGGAGCGCATTCCCCTGTCCCTGACCGTGCCCCGCACGGCCGCGCCCGGCCGGCGCGAGCTGACCGCCGCCGTCCGCTTCAGCACCGGCGAGACGCAGACCGACTCCTTCGCGGTCGACGTGATGGCGAAACCGCGCGCCGTGCGGCGCACGCGCCGGATCGCGCTGTTCGATCCCCGCGGCGAGACGGCCGCCCTCCTGCGCACCATGGGCGTGCGGTGCGACGCGGTGGAGGCGGACGCCGACGTCTCCGCATATGACCTCTGCATCATCGGCAAGAACTCCCTGACGCCGGACGGCCCGGCGCCGGACCTGGCCGCCGTGCGCTCGGGGCTCAGGGCCATCATCTTCGAGCAGGCGGGCGAGGTGCTCGAACGCCGCTTCGGCTTCCGCGTCGCCGAGTACGGCATGCGGCGCCTCTTCCGGCGCGTGCCCGACAGCCCCCTGCTGGCCGGCCTGGACGGCGTGCACCTGCGGGACTGGCGCGGCGAGGCGACGGTCCTGCCGCCCCGCCTGGACCTCGACGTCACCGAGACGGGCCACACCGTGCGGTGGTGCGACATCCCGGTGACGCGCGCATGGCGCTGCGGCAACCGCGGGAACGTCGCCTCCGCCACCATCGAGAAGCCCGCCTGCGGCGACTTCCTGCCCGTCCTCGACGGCGGCTATGCACTCCAATATGCCGCCCTGATGGAATACCGCGAGGGTGCGGGCATGGTGCTGTTCTGCCAGACCGACGTCACAGGCCGCACCGAAGGCGACCCGGCGGCCGAGACGCTCGCCCGCAACCTGATCGAGTATGCGGCCGGCTGGACGCCCTCGCCCCGGCGCACGGTCATCTACGCCGGCGACCCGGCGGGCCGCGCACACCTGGAGGCCTGCGGCCTGGCGCCGGCCGCCCCGGACGCTGAGCTTGCGGCGGACCGGGTGCTCGTCGTGGCCCCCGGCGCCGCCCGGCAGCTCGCCGGGCGGGCGGCGGCCATCGCGAAGTGGCTCAGAGCGGGCGGGCATGCCCTGGCCATCGGGCTCGACGCCCGGGAAGCCAATGCCATCCTGCGCACGAAGGTGGCCACGAGACGCGCCGAGCACATCGCCGCCTGCTTCGAGCCCTTCGGGGCGGACTCCCCCTTCGCCGGCGTCTCGCCGGCAGAGGTGCACAACCGCGACCCGCGCAGGATGCCGCTCGTCACAAAGGGCGCCGCAGTGGTCGGGGACGGCGTGCTGGCCCGCGTGCGCAGCCGGAACGTCGTCTTCTGCCAGCTCACGCCCTGGCAGTTCGACTACTCGCGCGAACGGATGAACGTCAAACGCACCTTCAGGAAGGCGTCGTGCCTGCTGGCGCGGCTGCTGGGCAATATGGGTGCCTCGGGCGCCACGCGCCTGCTCGAGCACGTCTCGACGCCGCTCGGCGCGGGCGAACGACGCTGGCTGGACGGCCTGTACCTGGACGTGCCCGAGGAGTGGGACGACCCCTACCGCTTCTTCCGGTGGTGACGGACGCGCCTCAGAACGGCAGCGTGTGCCGGGTCAGCCCGAGGTCTGCGCGCAGCGCGCGGAACTCGGCCCGGAGCGATTCGCCGAAGGGCACTCCCTTGTCCTTCCGTTCGAGCCAGGCGTCGTGTTCCTTCTCGCCCGGCGTCCAGATGCGCTCGGCGCCCGGCGCCTTGCGGCTGTGGCGTAGCGCTCGGCAGATGTCGCCCGTGGTCTGCCTGAAGGCGTCCAGGTCGGTGAACGCCTCGACGTCGACCGCCAGGAAGAAGTGTCCGAGAGGGTACGGGATGCGCTTGCCATCGGAGTCGACGCCGCTCAGCGCCTTCAGAAACGCCCCCTGCTGCAGCGCCGCCGAGAGCATCTCGACAACCATGGCATAGCCGTAGCCCTTGTAGCCGGCCGTCTCCTCACCGAGCCCGCCGAGCGGCGTAAGCGCCGCCTTGCCCTTCACAAGGTCCACCAGGATCTGTTCGGTGTCCGTGCGATAGCGGCCGTCCTCGCCGATGACCCAGCCTTCGGGCACGCGCTTGCCCGTGCGCGCGTAGACCTCGATCTTCCCGCGCTGCGTGACGGACGTCGCGCAGTCGATCACGAACGGGAACGGCTCATCGGTGGGCATGCCCCAGGTCATGGGGTTCGTGCCGAGCATGTTCTCCACGCCCCAGGTGGGCGCGATGGACGGGCGCGCGTTCGTGCCCGTCAGGCCGATCATGCCCGCTTCGATGGCCATCATCGGGTAGTAGCAGGCGGCGCCGTAGTGGGTGGAGTTGCGCACGGCCGTCATGCCCAGGCCGTATTCGCGGGCCTTGTCGATGGCCATCTGCATGGCGCGCTTCGCGATGACGTGCCCCATGCCGTTGTGGCCGTCGATCACCGCTGTGGTCGGCCCCTCGCGGACGACCTCGAACTCCGTGACCGGGCTCAGTATGCCCGCCTTGATGCGGTCGAGGTAGATGGGCTTGAACCGGCTGACGCCGTGCGAGTCGATCCCCCGCTTGTCGGCGGTTATGAGGACGTCGGCGCAGACGGCGGCATCCGCCTCGGGCACGCCCATCGCCACGAATCCATCCCGCATGAAGCCCTCGACCGCCTCGAATCCCCACCAGACGATGCCATCCATGTGGTCGTTCCTCAGAGGACGGGGCGCCCGCGCGAGCGCCCCGCCCGTTTCCAGTGCACGTGTCTACCAGCAGAAGAACCGGTACGGGAAGTCGTATTCCTCCGGCACGTCGAGGTAGAGGCCGTCCAGCCAACGCTGCTCGCCGTCCCCGACCGGCTGCGACACGTGCGAGAGCAGCGGCGTGCGGCCCGCGGCTCCCATGTTGGCCAGCAGCCGCGTGACCGTGTAGGAGGCCTTCCGGAAGGTCCGCTTGATGCTCCACTGCTCCCCGGCGGAGTAGTCGAGCTGCCAGGGCGGAAGCTGGAAGAACACGACGTTGTCCTCCAGATGCCCCAGCACACCGTTGCCGACCGGCGTCGCGCCGCCCGAGACGAGCGGAAGCTCGCGCGGATCGCGGTTGTGCACGTCCGCCGGCGAGACGCCTGCCAGCGGCGACCCCAGGGGGACCGTGTCGAAGTACGAGGCGATGTGTTCGCCCGGCGTCGTCGTGACGGCTGCGGGCAGGAACGCGCCGGCCTGCACGCCCGTCAGGCCGAGCACCAGGACGTGTCCGCCGTCCTGCACCCAGCCGCGCACGTCGGCCGCGTTCGCACCGAGTTCTTCGCCTGCGCCCGGCCCGAGCACCAGCACCTGGTCGTCCGTCAGGTCGCCGAGGAATGCCGCCGGCTCCAGGCCCGCCGCTTCCAGGTGTTTCCGCCCAGCGTCCTCACCGGCATAGACGACCGTGCGGCGTTCGGCCGGCTCCCAGGCCGAAGCGTAGCCGACGATGTTGCGTGCCAGCGCCTCGGCAGCCGGATCGCGCTCGGTGCGGCCCGTCACGTCCATCTGGCAGAACAGCACCATCCCCTGCCCCTCGCGGTACTCCAGCAGCGGCGCGTATTGCAGCGCGTAGCCGCAGTCGAGGACCGGGAGGAAATCGCCCGCCGCCGGCTTCTCGATCAGCACAGAGGCCACACTGCCCCGGTTGCCGCAACGCCAGCGCTCGGTGATCGTGATGCCGCACCACTTCGCCATCGGGGAGTGGTAGCTGTACTCGTAGGTGCCGCGCGGCGGCAGCAGGGTGGCGTCGCCGCGCCAGTTCCACAGGTTCTCGTCGGCAAGGCCCTCGAGCAGCGGATGCTCGGGCACGCGCGGGAACACCCAGCGCATGGCATCCCGCGCGATGCGGAAGCCGAAGCGCTTCTCCAGCACTTCGTCCGTCTGCTCGAAGATGACGACCCTCAGCCCGTCGCGTACGCGCGCGATGTCCGGCGCGGGGCCGTCCGGCGTCAGGGAGTCCTTCCCGATGATCAGGACGTCATAGCCGGCCGGATCGTCGCCGGCCCCGACGGCGTCAAACGCAACCCCCAGTTCAGTCAGCAGTTGCGCCGTCTCCCCCTTCGGGTCGAACACTGCGATCCGCTCGGCGGCCTCCACCGGCTGCGGCATGGGCAGCACGTCGATGGGCAGGACGTCGTCCTGCCGTTCGCCATTGCTGAACTCGACCGTCGCCCGCAGGGCGTACTGGCCCGGCGGCAGATCCGCCGGCAGATCGAACGCCAGCGGGATGCGCTCCTGCTCGCCGGTGGGCAGGGTGATCGTCCGCCGTCCGACTCGGGCCGCGGGCAGGTCGAGCGACCACTCGCATTCGGCGGTCACGGTCTCGCGGCAGTTGTTGATGATGATGAGCTGCTTCTCGAACGCCTCGCCCGGAAGGAAGTTGTGGTCCTTGGTGGTGAAAGCGCCCGGCCGCCCGGCGATGTAGGCCAGCAGCGGCATGTTGTTGCGGAGGATGGCGTCCGGGGTGTGGTTGAGGAAATCGGACGGATCGTTCGACGAGAGTCCCCAGGTGCGGAACGCACGCCAGTTGTTCGTGAAGTACATCGAGTAGACGCCTTCGCGCTCCTCGTACGGATGGTTGAAGTCGTACGGGTAGTTCCAGCGCTGCCAGAAACCGTCCCCGCGGAACCGCGCGGCCTCCCAGCGCAGGTTCCGGGCCTCTTCCTCGCTGATCCGGTAGGCGGTCGGGCCGTAGAACTGCGCGTTCCACTCAGCGAGGCTCATCTCCCACGGGACGATGGCGCTGCCGAACACGCGCGTGCCCTTGTACCAGCCACGGTACATGCTCCAGTCCCAGGGGTACGGCACGCCGTACTCGTTCAGGTGCAGGGGCTTGACGCCCTCCGTCCCCCAGTGCTCGAACCAGTCGTCCATCTCCTGGATCGGCGCGAAGTTCGCATAGAAGTTGTTCGTGTGCATGACGCCCAGGTTGCCGGCGGCGTGGTGGTAGAGGATGCGCGTGGGGTCCAGGCCGTTGACAAGCGCCTGCGCCCTCAGCGCGTTGGCTGCGTTCTGCGCTCCGCTGCCCGAGCGCCGTTCGTGGATCCCGTCGATCATGTCGGGGTCCATACTGCCCATGTATCCAACCGAGTTGTGGCTGGTGGCGTAGAAGACGACCGACGGGTGATTGCCCGCCACGTGGGTGTAGAACTCCGCGTGCTCGGCGTAGCCGTTGGTGCGCTCGGCGTCTTCGGCGTCCCAGTCATACTGGCGGAAATGCGGCTGGGTGAGCGCCATGAGCACGCCCACGTCGTCGGCAGCCCGCAGAACGCCCTCGAAGCTCACGTGGTCGCCCGGGGCGGCGCCGAATCCGCCGCACGCCCCGAAGTTGAGCCCCATGTCCTTCCTCTCCTCCAGTCGCGCCCGGCTGTCCTCGTAGTCCGATCCCGGCTGGCTGCGCGTGAACGAGAGGAAGATCCGCGTGCCGTTCAGGTAGAAGTCCCGCCCGTCAATCCAGAACTCGCGGAAGCCGAACCGCTCCGGCAGCGCCTCGTCCAGCACGTTGCCGGCGCCGTCCCGAAGCGAGAGCGTCACGTCATACTGATTCTGCGGCGTATGGATGTCCCAGAGCCTCTCGGGATGCCAGTCGCAGGTGAACGGCAGGTGCCCGTCGACGACGTCCGCCCCGCCGAACGGGTCGCTGGTGAACTCCGTGACCGCCCCGTCCGGGTCGCTGACGCGCGCATGCAGGACGTAGGTCTGCTCGGGGTCGACGTCGTCCAGGGCCGTGTTGAAGGTGACCTGCCAGTTGCGCACCGACGTCTCCACGCGCAGGCGGCGGATGCGCCCGCCGCGCGGCGCGCCCACCAGGCTCACGTCCCCGCAGAGGCCGCGGCGGTTCACCTGCCCCGGCACCTCCCGCGACCCCATGGTGTCGTTGAAGGACATCATGACGGCGCGGAGCGGCAGCGCCAGGACGAGCATGCTCAAGACGTGCGTCCCGCCGGGCCGGCACACCTCTGTCAGGTCCACCTCTCCCGAAGGCCAGCGCATGTCGGCCACCTTGCGGCCGTCCACGTAGACGCTGGCGAAGGAGTGCAGGTACTCGGTCGTCAGGGCGATGTGGCGCCCCTCCCATTCGGCCGGAACGGTCAGGTCGACCTGGTACCAGGCGGCCTTCACGTCCCGCAGGTGCTCGGCGGACCAGGCCGGGTTGCGCACGAACCCCTCCGTGCCGCCCCGCTGCCCGCGGCCCGATGGCCAGGGCGCCGGAACCGCCTGATAGCCCCAGCCGTCCGCCGGGACCGTGTCCACCGAATCCCCCGCCGGCTGCCACCGCCACAGGCCGGCCAGCGATATGCGTTCGCACGTAGGCGTCGCCTCGCGCTCGGCCTCATCCAGCGTCCACATCGCCCGACCCTCCGGTAGAACGGCCACCTGGGCTGCCGCCCGGTGCGCCGCAGTGCAGACCAGAGCCCCAAGCAAGCACACGACCAGACCGACCCTCGGTGACTTCCGATTCATGACGGCCACCTCCCCTGAACCGATCGCCCCCGGCCCCCGCCCGTCCGCCGGGCATCCTTGCCGGGGCGACCCGGCACGTCGAAGTGTACGGGAACGCGTGCGGCCGCGCAAGCCCTGCCGCAATGCCCGGCGGCACTGGCACGGCCGGCGCATCTCATGGTAGCGTGGAGTATGGAGAGCCCCGCGGGGGCCCGCGGGGCGGGGAGTCTCTTCGGAAAGGGGGCCGATGATGGTCCGCACTGCCGGTCTTGCCGTCGTCCTTGCCGTCGCCGTCACGTTCCTGTCCGGTGTGGCGTCCGCCGCCGAAACCCTGAAGCCGGGCGCCGAAGCGCCCGCCTTCGAGCTGTTCGGCGTGGACTACAGGTATCACAGTCTGGAGGGCGCCGCAGAGGCCAGAGCGCGCGTTCTGATCTTCACCTGCAACCACTGCCCCGTGGCCGTGAGCTACGAGGACACGCTGGTCGCCCTGGGCAACGAATACCAGCCGAAGGGCATCCAGTTCATCGCGATCAACACGAACCCGGCCGACATGGTGGCCGCCGACGGGTTCCCCCAGATGATCGAACGCGCCAAGGAGAAGAACCTGCCGTACCCATACCTCTACGACGAGACGCAGAAGGTGTCCAGGGCCTACGGCGCGACCGTCACGCCGCATATCTTCGTCGTCGGCCCCGAAGGCACCATCCTCTACGAGGGGGCCGCGGACAACCGCCGTCGCGAGCCGAACTACCTGGCCGACGCCCTGGACGCCATCCTGGCCGGCCGGCCGGTTCCGGACGCGTCCACGGCGGAGTTCGGCTGCACGGTGAAGTACCGCCCGGAGCCCAGGGAAGCGCAGGGGGAGTGAGCATGTATGCCGATCGACCGGGGGCGCTGGTCGTCGTGATCGGCGCCATGGTCCTCCTCTCGGCTGCAGGAGGATGTTCGCGCAGCGACGGGGATGCCGGGCAGGTCCCGACGGCCGCGCCCGAACGTCCCCGCGTGCACCGCATCGACGCGGCGGGCCTCCGCCGGGTCATCGAGGCCCACAGGGGCGACGTCGTCCTGGTGGACCTCTGGGCCACGTGGTGCGCCCCGTGCGTCGAGGCGTTCCCGGAGGTCATCCGCTGGCATGACGAGCACGCGCCCGCCGGGCTCCGGATCGTCAG from Candidatus Brocadiaceae bacterium includes the following:
- a CDS encoding Ldh family oxidoreductase; translation: MDGIVWWGFEAVEGFMRDGFVAMGVPEADAAVCADVLITADKRGIDSHGVSRFKPIYLDRIKAGILSPVTEFEVVREGPTTAVIDGHNGMGHVIAKRAMQMAIDKAREYGLGMTAVRNSTHYGAACYYPMMAIEAGMIGLTGTNARPSIAPTWGVENMLGTNPMTWGMPTDEPFPFVIDCATSVTQRGKIEVYARTGKRVPEGWVIGEDGRYRTDTEQILVDLVKGKAALTPLGGLGEETAGYKGYGYAMVVEMLSAALQQGAFLKALSGVDSDGKRIPYPLGHFFLAVDVEAFTDLDAFRQTTGDICRALRHSRKAPGAERIWTPGEKEHDAWLERKDKGVPFGESLRAEFRALRADLGLTRHTLPF
- a CDS encoding thioredoxin family protein, translating into MMVRTAGLAVVLAVAVTFLSGVASAAETLKPGAEAPAFELFGVDYRYHSLEGAAEARARVLIFTCNHCPVAVSYEDTLVALGNEYQPKGIQFIAINTNPADMVAADGFPQMIERAKEKNLPYPYLYDETQKVSRAYGATVTPHIFVVGPEGTILYEGAADNRRREPNYLADALDAILAGRPVPDASTAEFGCTVKYRPEPREAQGE
- a CDS encoding TlpA family protein disulfide reductase, translating into MYADRPGALVVVIGAMVLLSAAGGCSRSDGDAGQVPTAAPERPRVHRIDAAGLRRVIEAHRGDVVLVDLWATWCAPCVEAFPEVIRWHDEHAPAGLRIVSVSLDFPEDYDGLVDFLAEIRPPFPTHHLDVEDFDAFVNSFAPEWSGAMPAMVFFDRDGARRHVLQGADVQERAEGLLRQMLNAAP